One Gadus chalcogrammus isolate NIFS_2021 chromosome 22, NIFS_Gcha_1.0, whole genome shotgun sequence genomic window carries:
- the pdcd6ip gene encoding programmed cell death 6-interacting protein isoform X4, with the protein MATFISVPLKKSSEVDLVKPLSKFVTMNYPAGEEQTEYIRALEELNKLRKNALGRPLDKHDSSLEILLRYFDQLSAVEPKFPFSENQLCLTFTWKDAFDRGSLFGGSVKLALASLGYEKTCVLFNAAALASQIASEQNLDSDEGLRAAAKYYQLASGALLHIKDTVLSALNREPTMDISPETVGALHHIMLAQAQEVFFLKATSDKMKDAIIAKLANQAADFYGDAFKQCQYKENLPKYFYFQEVLPVLAAKHCIMQANAELHQSILAKQNKHFGEEIARLQHAAELVKTVASRYDEYVSVKDLSDKINRALANAKKDNDFIYHDRVPEVKDLANIGKAALAKATAISPPLSQKFTDLFEKMVPMAVQQAMGVYNQRKAETVNRLVGTMREATNLCNGVLASLNLPAALEDLSGDTIPQSIAEKSRAVVSKGGLQSIEQLIRDLPDLMTRNREILDESLKMLDDEETTDNELRSKFNQRWNRTPSGDLYKPLRTEGANFRSKLDVATHADGVVRERFNTNCEMITLLCKSEGELNAAIPSANPAKTLQGSEVVNVLRSLLTQLDEVKREREGLEGEIKAATFDMTANFLAAMEQDRSINEEALSLSQLDQQYGQYNQKVQATLRTQEELLGKVQTAHQEFSGLKQSNSEANSREEVLKKLASAHDSYVEITNNLSEGTKFYNSLTEILLKFQNKCSDIVFARKTERDELLKELQQSIAREPSAPSFNAPAYQSNLAASAAAPGPGAANPTPAPRTVFAQQQTPQQPQPTQAKVLQPPARPPPPSFTPQGPTFNTGPVPPAAAAPPGGNPPPMAPPGQAQGPPYPSYQGYPGYYQMPMNYNPYPMGYNMPYMPYQAQPGQPGYPGAPPAGQPYPGYPQQPPQQQPYYPQQ; encoded by the exons ATGGCGACGTTTATCTCGGTGCCGTTGAAGAAGTCTTCTGAAGTTGACCTGGTCAAACCGCTGTCGAAATTCGTCACGATGAATTACCCAGCTGGCGAGGAACAAACGGAGTACATTCGGGCTTTGGAGGAGTTGAACAAGCTCCGCAAGAACGCACTCGGGAGGCCGCTCGACAAACACGACAGCTCCCTGGAGATCCTGCTGAG GTACTTCGACCAGCTGTCTGCTGTAGAACCCAAGTTCCCCTTCTCTGAAAACCAG CTCTGCTTAACATTCACATGGAAAGATGCCTTCGATAGAGGCTCTCTGTTTGGAGGATCTGTCAAGCTTG CCCTCGCCAGTCTGGGCTACGAGAAAACCTGTGTGTTGTTCAATGCTGCTGCGCTCGCCAGTCAGATCGCATCCGAACAGAACCTAGACAGTGACGAAGGCCTGAGGGCTGCTGCTAAATACTACCAG CTGGCCAGCGGGGCGCTCCTCCACATCAAGGACACAGTGCTGTCGGCGCTCAACAGGGAGCCCACCATGGACATCTCCCCGGAGACCGTTGGGGCCTTGCACCACATCATGCTGGCCCAGGCCCAAGAGGTCTTCTTCCTCAAAGCCACCTCTG ATAAAATGAAAGATGCCATCATTGCAAAACTGGCCAATCAGGCGGCTGATTTCTACGGCGACGCCTTCAAACAATGCCAGTACAAGGAGAACCTTCCGAAG TATTTTTACTTTCAGGAAGTGTTGCCGGTGCTGGCAGCCAAGCACTGCATCATGCAGGCCAACGCAGAGCTGCACCAGAGCATCCTGGCCAAGCAGAACAAGCACTTTGGGGAGGAGATCGCTCGTCTGCAG cacgCCGCGGAGCTGGTGAAGACGGTGGCGTCGCGCTACGACGAGTACGTCAGCGTCAAGGACCTGAGCGACAAGATCAACCGGGCACTGGCCAACGCCAAGAAGGACAACGACTTCATCTACCACGACCGCGTGCCCGAGGTCAAGGATCTTGCCAACATCGGCAAGGCCGCGCTGGCCAAGGCCACCGccatctcaccccccctcagccAGAAGTTCACCG ACCTGTTTGAGAAGATGGTCCCGATGGCCGTGCAGCAGGCCATGGGCGTGTACAACCAGAGGAAGGCTGAGACCGTCAACAGGCTAGTGGGCACCATGCGGGAAGCCACCAACCTCTGCAATGG CGTGTTGGCCTCCCTCAACCTGCCTGCCGCCCTGGAGGACCTGTCAGGGGACACTATCCCACAATCCATCGCAGAGAAGTCCAGGGCTGTGGTGAGCAAGGGGGGTCTGCAGAGCATCGAGCAGCTGATCCGGGACCTGCCCGACCTCATGACCCGCAACAGAGAGATCCTGGATGAG tCTCTCAAGATGCTGGATGATGAGGAGACAACAGACAACGAGTTGAGGTCAAAGTTCAACCAACGCTGGAACAGAACTCCTTCTGGAGACCTTTACAAGCCCCTCcgtacag agGGCGCTAACTTCCGCAGCAAGCTGGACGTGGCCACGCACGCGGACGGAGTGGTGCGGGAGCGCTTCAACACCAACTGTGAAATGATCACACTGCTCTGCAAGTCGGAGGGCGAGCTCAACGCCGCCATCCCCTCGGCCAACCCCGCCAAGACCCTGCAGGGCAGCGAG GTGGTGAACGTGCTGCGCTCCCTGCTGACCCAGCTGGACGaggtgaagagggagagggagggcctgGAGGGGGAGATCAAGGCGGCCACCTTCGACATGACCGCCAACTTCCTGGCGGCCATGGAGCAGGACAGATCCATCAACGAGGAGGCGCTGTCCCTGTCCCAGCTGGACCAGCAATACGGCCAGTACAACCAGAAGGTCCAGGCCACCCTGCGCAcgcaggaggagctgctggggaAAGTGCAG ACAGCCCACCAGGAGTTCAGCGGCCTGAAGCAGTCCAACTCAGAGGCCAACAGCCGGGAGGAGGTGCTGAAGAAGCTGGCCTCCGCCCACGACAGCTACGTTGAGATCACCAACAACCTGAGCGAAGGCACCAAG TTCTACAACAGCCTGACGGAGATCCTGCTCAAGTTCCAGAACAAGTGCAGTGACATCGTCTTCGCCCGCAAGACGGAGCGCGACGAGCTGCTCAA ggagctgcagcagagcatCGCGCGAGAGCCCAGCGCGCCCTCCTTCAACGCCCCCGCCTACCAGAGCAACCTGGCCGCCAGCGCCgccgccccgggccccggggccgccaACCCCACCCCCGCGCCCAGGACCGTCTTT gcccagcagcagacgccccagcagccccagccGACCCAGGCCAAGGTCCTGCAGCCCCCGGCcagaccccctcctcccagctTCACCCCACAGGGGCCCACCTTCAACACCGGCCCCGTGCCCCCCGCTGCCGCCGCGCCGCCAGGGGGCAACCCTCCGCCCATGGCCCCGCCCGGCCAGGCCCAGGGCCCGCCCTACCCCTCCTACCAGGGCTACCCGGG gtactACCAGATGCCCATGAACTACAACCCCTACCCCATGGGCTACAACATGCCCTACATGCCCTACCAGGCCCAGCCAGGACAGCCGGGCTACCCCGGGGCCCCGCCCGCCGGACAGCCCTACCCAGGATacccccagcagcccccccagcAACAGCCCTACTACCCACAGCAAtaa
- the pdcd6ip gene encoding programmed cell death 6-interacting protein isoform X3, whose protein sequence is MATFISVPLKKSSEVDLVKPLSKFVTMNYPAGEEQTEYIRALEELNKLRKNALGRPLDKHDSSLEILLRYFDQLSAVEPKFPFSENQLCLTFTWKDAFDRGSLFGGSVKLALASLGYEKTCVLFNAAALASQIASEQNLDSDEGLRAAAKYYQLASGALLHIKDTVLSALNREPTMDISPETVGALHHIMLAQAQEVFFLKATSDKMKDAIIAKLANQAADFYGDAFKQCQYKENLPKEVLPVLAAKHCIMQANAELHQSILAKQNKHFGEEIARLQHAAELVKTVASRYDEYVSVKDLSDKINRALANAKKDNDFIYHDRVPEVKDLANIGKAALAKATAISPPLSQKFTDLFEKMVPMAVQQAMGVYNQRKAETVNRLVGTMREATNLCNGVLASLNLPAALEDLSGDTIPQSIAEKSRAVVSKGGLQSIEQLIRDLPDLMTRNREILDESLKMLDDEETTDNELRSKFNQRWNRTPSGDLYKPLRTEGANFRSKLDVATHADGVVRERFNTNCEMITLLCKSEGELNAAIPSANPAKTLQGSEVVNVLRSLLTQLDEVKREREGLEGEIKAATFDMTANFLAAMEQDRSINEEALSLSQLDQQYGQYNQKVQATLRTQEELLGKVQTAHQEFSGLKQSNSEANSREEVLKKLASAHDSYVEITNNLSEGTKFYNSLTEILLKFQNKCSDIVFARKTERDELLKELQQSIAREPSAPSFNAPAYQSNLAASAAAPGPGAANPTPAPRTVFVSGQQAQQQTPQQPQPTQAKVLQPPARPPPPSFTPQGPTFNTGPVPPAAAAPPGGNPPPMAPPGQAQGPPYPSYQGYPGYYQMPMNYNPYPMGYNMPYMPYQAQPGQPGYPGAPPAGQPYPGYPQQPPQQQPYYPQQ, encoded by the exons ATGGCGACGTTTATCTCGGTGCCGTTGAAGAAGTCTTCTGAAGTTGACCTGGTCAAACCGCTGTCGAAATTCGTCACGATGAATTACCCAGCTGGCGAGGAACAAACGGAGTACATTCGGGCTTTGGAGGAGTTGAACAAGCTCCGCAAGAACGCACTCGGGAGGCCGCTCGACAAACACGACAGCTCCCTGGAGATCCTGCTGAG GTACTTCGACCAGCTGTCTGCTGTAGAACCCAAGTTCCCCTTCTCTGAAAACCAG CTCTGCTTAACATTCACATGGAAAGATGCCTTCGATAGAGGCTCTCTGTTTGGAGGATCTGTCAAGCTTG CCCTCGCCAGTCTGGGCTACGAGAAAACCTGTGTGTTGTTCAATGCTGCTGCGCTCGCCAGTCAGATCGCATCCGAACAGAACCTAGACAGTGACGAAGGCCTGAGGGCTGCTGCTAAATACTACCAG CTGGCCAGCGGGGCGCTCCTCCACATCAAGGACACAGTGCTGTCGGCGCTCAACAGGGAGCCCACCATGGACATCTCCCCGGAGACCGTTGGGGCCTTGCACCACATCATGCTGGCCCAGGCCCAAGAGGTCTTCTTCCTCAAAGCCACCTCTG ATAAAATGAAAGATGCCATCATTGCAAAACTGGCCAATCAGGCGGCTGATTTCTACGGCGACGCCTTCAAACAATGCCAGTACAAGGAGAACCTTCCGAAG GAAGTGTTGCCGGTGCTGGCAGCCAAGCACTGCATCATGCAGGCCAACGCAGAGCTGCACCAGAGCATCCTGGCCAAGCAGAACAAGCACTTTGGGGAGGAGATCGCTCGTCTGCAG cacgCCGCGGAGCTGGTGAAGACGGTGGCGTCGCGCTACGACGAGTACGTCAGCGTCAAGGACCTGAGCGACAAGATCAACCGGGCACTGGCCAACGCCAAGAAGGACAACGACTTCATCTACCACGACCGCGTGCCCGAGGTCAAGGATCTTGCCAACATCGGCAAGGCCGCGCTGGCCAAGGCCACCGccatctcaccccccctcagccAGAAGTTCACCG ACCTGTTTGAGAAGATGGTCCCGATGGCCGTGCAGCAGGCCATGGGCGTGTACAACCAGAGGAAGGCTGAGACCGTCAACAGGCTAGTGGGCACCATGCGGGAAGCCACCAACCTCTGCAATGG CGTGTTGGCCTCCCTCAACCTGCCTGCCGCCCTGGAGGACCTGTCAGGGGACACTATCCCACAATCCATCGCAGAGAAGTCCAGGGCTGTGGTGAGCAAGGGGGGTCTGCAGAGCATCGAGCAGCTGATCCGGGACCTGCCCGACCTCATGACCCGCAACAGAGAGATCCTGGATGAG tCTCTCAAGATGCTGGATGATGAGGAGACAACAGACAACGAGTTGAGGTCAAAGTTCAACCAACGCTGGAACAGAACTCCTTCTGGAGACCTTTACAAGCCCCTCcgtacag agGGCGCTAACTTCCGCAGCAAGCTGGACGTGGCCACGCACGCGGACGGAGTGGTGCGGGAGCGCTTCAACACCAACTGTGAAATGATCACACTGCTCTGCAAGTCGGAGGGCGAGCTCAACGCCGCCATCCCCTCGGCCAACCCCGCCAAGACCCTGCAGGGCAGCGAG GTGGTGAACGTGCTGCGCTCCCTGCTGACCCAGCTGGACGaggtgaagagggagagggagggcctgGAGGGGGAGATCAAGGCGGCCACCTTCGACATGACCGCCAACTTCCTGGCGGCCATGGAGCAGGACAGATCCATCAACGAGGAGGCGCTGTCCCTGTCCCAGCTGGACCAGCAATACGGCCAGTACAACCAGAAGGTCCAGGCCACCCTGCGCAcgcaggaggagctgctggggaAAGTGCAG ACAGCCCACCAGGAGTTCAGCGGCCTGAAGCAGTCCAACTCAGAGGCCAACAGCCGGGAGGAGGTGCTGAAGAAGCTGGCCTCCGCCCACGACAGCTACGTTGAGATCACCAACAACCTGAGCGAAGGCACCAAG TTCTACAACAGCCTGACGGAGATCCTGCTCAAGTTCCAGAACAAGTGCAGTGACATCGTCTTCGCCCGCAAGACGGAGCGCGACGAGCTGCTCAA ggagctgcagcagagcatCGCGCGAGAGCCCAGCGCGCCCTCCTTCAACGCCCCCGCCTACCAGAGCAACCTGGCCGCCAGCGCCgccgccccgggccccggggccgccaACCCCACCCCCGCGCCCAGGACCGTCTTTGTGAGTGGCCAG caggcccagcagcagacgccccagcagccccagccGACCCAGGCCAAGGTCCTGCAGCCCCCGGCcagaccccctcctcccagctTCACCCCACAGGGGCCCACCTTCAACACCGGCCCCGTGCCCCCCGCTGCCGCCGCGCCGCCAGGGGGCAACCCTCCGCCCATGGCCCCGCCCGGCCAGGCCCAGGGCCCGCCCTACCCCTCCTACCAGGGCTACCCGGG gtactACCAGATGCCCATGAACTACAACCCCTACCCCATGGGCTACAACATGCCCTACATGCCCTACCAGGCCCAGCCAGGACAGCCGGGCTACCCCGGGGCCCCGCCCGCCGGACAGCCCTACCCAGGATacccccagcagcccccccagcAACAGCCCTACTACCCACAGCAAtaa
- the pdcd6ip gene encoding programmed cell death 6-interacting protein isoform X1 — MATFISVPLKKSSEVDLVKPLSKFVTMNYPAGEEQTEYIRALEELNKLRKNALGRPLDKHDSSLEILLRYFDQLSAVEPKFPFSENQLCLTFTWKDAFDRGSLFGGSVKLALASLGYEKTCVLFNAAALASQIASEQNLDSDEGLRAAAKYYQLASGALLHIKDTVLSALNREPTMDISPETVGALHHIMLAQAQEVFFLKATSDKMKDAIIAKLANQAADFYGDAFKQCQYKENLPKYFYFQEVLPVLAAKHCIMQANAELHQSILAKQNKHFGEEIARLQHAAELVKTVASRYDEYVSVKDLSDKINRALANAKKDNDFIYHDRVPEVKDLANIGKAALAKATAISPPLSQKFTDLFEKMVPMAVQQAMGVYNQRKAETVNRLVGTMREATNLCNGVLASLNLPAALEDLSGDTIPQSIAEKSRAVVSKGGLQSIEQLIRDLPDLMTRNREILDESLKMLDDEETTDNELRSKFNQRWNRTPSGDLYKPLRTEGANFRSKLDVATHADGVVRERFNTNCEMITLLCKSEGELNAAIPSANPAKTLQGSEVVNVLRSLLTQLDEVKREREGLEGEIKAATFDMTANFLAAMEQDRSINEEALSLSQLDQQYGQYNQKVQATLRTQEELLGKVQTAHQEFSGLKQSNSEANSREEVLKKLASAHDSYVEITNNLSEGTKFYNSLTEILLKFQNKCSDIVFARKTERDELLKELQQSIAREPSAPSFNAPAYQSNLAASAAAPGPGAANPTPAPRTVFVSGQAQQQTPQQPQPTQAKVLQPPARPPPPSFTPQGPTFNTGPVPPAAAAPPGGNPPPMAPPGQAQGPPYPSYQGYPGYYQMPMNYNPYPMGYNMPYMPYQAQPGQPGYPGAPPAGQPYPGYPQQPPQQQPYYPQQ, encoded by the exons ATGGCGACGTTTATCTCGGTGCCGTTGAAGAAGTCTTCTGAAGTTGACCTGGTCAAACCGCTGTCGAAATTCGTCACGATGAATTACCCAGCTGGCGAGGAACAAACGGAGTACATTCGGGCTTTGGAGGAGTTGAACAAGCTCCGCAAGAACGCACTCGGGAGGCCGCTCGACAAACACGACAGCTCCCTGGAGATCCTGCTGAG GTACTTCGACCAGCTGTCTGCTGTAGAACCCAAGTTCCCCTTCTCTGAAAACCAG CTCTGCTTAACATTCACATGGAAAGATGCCTTCGATAGAGGCTCTCTGTTTGGAGGATCTGTCAAGCTTG CCCTCGCCAGTCTGGGCTACGAGAAAACCTGTGTGTTGTTCAATGCTGCTGCGCTCGCCAGTCAGATCGCATCCGAACAGAACCTAGACAGTGACGAAGGCCTGAGGGCTGCTGCTAAATACTACCAG CTGGCCAGCGGGGCGCTCCTCCACATCAAGGACACAGTGCTGTCGGCGCTCAACAGGGAGCCCACCATGGACATCTCCCCGGAGACCGTTGGGGCCTTGCACCACATCATGCTGGCCCAGGCCCAAGAGGTCTTCTTCCTCAAAGCCACCTCTG ATAAAATGAAAGATGCCATCATTGCAAAACTGGCCAATCAGGCGGCTGATTTCTACGGCGACGCCTTCAAACAATGCCAGTACAAGGAGAACCTTCCGAAG TATTTTTACTTTCAGGAAGTGTTGCCGGTGCTGGCAGCCAAGCACTGCATCATGCAGGCCAACGCAGAGCTGCACCAGAGCATCCTGGCCAAGCAGAACAAGCACTTTGGGGAGGAGATCGCTCGTCTGCAG cacgCCGCGGAGCTGGTGAAGACGGTGGCGTCGCGCTACGACGAGTACGTCAGCGTCAAGGACCTGAGCGACAAGATCAACCGGGCACTGGCCAACGCCAAGAAGGACAACGACTTCATCTACCACGACCGCGTGCCCGAGGTCAAGGATCTTGCCAACATCGGCAAGGCCGCGCTGGCCAAGGCCACCGccatctcaccccccctcagccAGAAGTTCACCG ACCTGTTTGAGAAGATGGTCCCGATGGCCGTGCAGCAGGCCATGGGCGTGTACAACCAGAGGAAGGCTGAGACCGTCAACAGGCTAGTGGGCACCATGCGGGAAGCCACCAACCTCTGCAATGG CGTGTTGGCCTCCCTCAACCTGCCTGCCGCCCTGGAGGACCTGTCAGGGGACACTATCCCACAATCCATCGCAGAGAAGTCCAGGGCTGTGGTGAGCAAGGGGGGTCTGCAGAGCATCGAGCAGCTGATCCGGGACCTGCCCGACCTCATGACCCGCAACAGAGAGATCCTGGATGAG tCTCTCAAGATGCTGGATGATGAGGAGACAACAGACAACGAGTTGAGGTCAAAGTTCAACCAACGCTGGAACAGAACTCCTTCTGGAGACCTTTACAAGCCCCTCcgtacag agGGCGCTAACTTCCGCAGCAAGCTGGACGTGGCCACGCACGCGGACGGAGTGGTGCGGGAGCGCTTCAACACCAACTGTGAAATGATCACACTGCTCTGCAAGTCGGAGGGCGAGCTCAACGCCGCCATCCCCTCGGCCAACCCCGCCAAGACCCTGCAGGGCAGCGAG GTGGTGAACGTGCTGCGCTCCCTGCTGACCCAGCTGGACGaggtgaagagggagagggagggcctgGAGGGGGAGATCAAGGCGGCCACCTTCGACATGACCGCCAACTTCCTGGCGGCCATGGAGCAGGACAGATCCATCAACGAGGAGGCGCTGTCCCTGTCCCAGCTGGACCAGCAATACGGCCAGTACAACCAGAAGGTCCAGGCCACCCTGCGCAcgcaggaggagctgctggggaAAGTGCAG ACAGCCCACCAGGAGTTCAGCGGCCTGAAGCAGTCCAACTCAGAGGCCAACAGCCGGGAGGAGGTGCTGAAGAAGCTGGCCTCCGCCCACGACAGCTACGTTGAGATCACCAACAACCTGAGCGAAGGCACCAAG TTCTACAACAGCCTGACGGAGATCCTGCTCAAGTTCCAGAACAAGTGCAGTGACATCGTCTTCGCCCGCAAGACGGAGCGCGACGAGCTGCTCAA ggagctgcagcagagcatCGCGCGAGAGCCCAGCGCGCCCTCCTTCAACGCCCCCGCCTACCAGAGCAACCTGGCCGCCAGCGCCgccgccccgggccccggggccgccaACCCCACCCCCGCGCCCAGGACCGTCTTTGTGAGTGGCCAG gcccagcagcagacgccccagcagccccagccGACCCAGGCCAAGGTCCTGCAGCCCCCGGCcagaccccctcctcccagctTCACCCCACAGGGGCCCACCTTCAACACCGGCCCCGTGCCCCCCGCTGCCGCCGCGCCGCCAGGGGGCAACCCTCCGCCCATGGCCCCGCCCGGCCAGGCCCAGGGCCCGCCCTACCCCTCCTACCAGGGCTACCCGGG gtactACCAGATGCCCATGAACTACAACCCCTACCCCATGGGCTACAACATGCCCTACATGCCCTACCAGGCCCAGCCAGGACAGCCGGGCTACCCCGGGGCCCCGCCCGCCGGACAGCCCTACCCAGGATacccccagcagcccccccagcAACAGCCCTACTACCCACAGCAAtaa
- the pdcd6ip gene encoding programmed cell death 6-interacting protein isoform X2: MATFISVPLKKSSEVDLVKPLSKFVTMNYPAGEEQTEYIRALEELNKLRKNALGRPLDKHDSSLEILLRYFDQLSAVEPKFPFSENQLCLTFTWKDAFDRGSLFGGSVKLALASLGYEKTCVLFNAAALASQIASEQNLDSDEGLRAAAKYYQLASGALLHIKDTVLSALNREPTMDISPETVGALHHIMLAQAQEVFFLKATSDKMKDAIIAKLANQAADFYGDAFKQCQYKENLPKYFYFQEVLPVLAAKHCIMQANAELHQSILAKQNKHFGEEIARLQHAAELVKTVASRYDEYVSVKDLSDKINRALANAKKDNDFIYHDRVPEVKDLANIGKAALAKATAISPPLSQKFTDLFEKMVPMAVQQAMGVYNQRKAETVNRLVGTMREATNLCNGVLASLNLPAALEDLSGDTIPQSIAEKSRAVVSKGGLQSIEQLIRDLPDLMTRNREILDESLKMLDDEETTDNELRSKFNQRWNRTPSGDLYKPLRTEGANFRSKLDVATHADGVVRERFNTNCEMITLLCKSEGELNAAIPSANPAKTLQGSEVVNVLRSLLTQLDEVKREREGLEGEIKAATFDMTANFLAAMEQDRSINEEALSLSQLDQQYGQYNQKVQATLRTQEELLGKVQTAHQEFSGLKQSNSEANSREEVLKKLASAHDSYVEITNNLSEGTKFYNSLTEILLKFQNKCSDIVFARKTERDELLKELQQSIAREPSAPSFNAPAYQSNLAASAAAPGPGAANPTPAPRTVFQAQQQTPQQPQPTQAKVLQPPARPPPPSFTPQGPTFNTGPVPPAAAAPPGGNPPPMAPPGQAQGPPYPSYQGYPGYYQMPMNYNPYPMGYNMPYMPYQAQPGQPGYPGAPPAGQPYPGYPQQPPQQQPYYPQQ, from the exons ATGGCGACGTTTATCTCGGTGCCGTTGAAGAAGTCTTCTGAAGTTGACCTGGTCAAACCGCTGTCGAAATTCGTCACGATGAATTACCCAGCTGGCGAGGAACAAACGGAGTACATTCGGGCTTTGGAGGAGTTGAACAAGCTCCGCAAGAACGCACTCGGGAGGCCGCTCGACAAACACGACAGCTCCCTGGAGATCCTGCTGAG GTACTTCGACCAGCTGTCTGCTGTAGAACCCAAGTTCCCCTTCTCTGAAAACCAG CTCTGCTTAACATTCACATGGAAAGATGCCTTCGATAGAGGCTCTCTGTTTGGAGGATCTGTCAAGCTTG CCCTCGCCAGTCTGGGCTACGAGAAAACCTGTGTGTTGTTCAATGCTGCTGCGCTCGCCAGTCAGATCGCATCCGAACAGAACCTAGACAGTGACGAAGGCCTGAGGGCTGCTGCTAAATACTACCAG CTGGCCAGCGGGGCGCTCCTCCACATCAAGGACACAGTGCTGTCGGCGCTCAACAGGGAGCCCACCATGGACATCTCCCCGGAGACCGTTGGGGCCTTGCACCACATCATGCTGGCCCAGGCCCAAGAGGTCTTCTTCCTCAAAGCCACCTCTG ATAAAATGAAAGATGCCATCATTGCAAAACTGGCCAATCAGGCGGCTGATTTCTACGGCGACGCCTTCAAACAATGCCAGTACAAGGAGAACCTTCCGAAG TATTTTTACTTTCAGGAAGTGTTGCCGGTGCTGGCAGCCAAGCACTGCATCATGCAGGCCAACGCAGAGCTGCACCAGAGCATCCTGGCCAAGCAGAACAAGCACTTTGGGGAGGAGATCGCTCGTCTGCAG cacgCCGCGGAGCTGGTGAAGACGGTGGCGTCGCGCTACGACGAGTACGTCAGCGTCAAGGACCTGAGCGACAAGATCAACCGGGCACTGGCCAACGCCAAGAAGGACAACGACTTCATCTACCACGACCGCGTGCCCGAGGTCAAGGATCTTGCCAACATCGGCAAGGCCGCGCTGGCCAAGGCCACCGccatctcaccccccctcagccAGAAGTTCACCG ACCTGTTTGAGAAGATGGTCCCGATGGCCGTGCAGCAGGCCATGGGCGTGTACAACCAGAGGAAGGCTGAGACCGTCAACAGGCTAGTGGGCACCATGCGGGAAGCCACCAACCTCTGCAATGG CGTGTTGGCCTCCCTCAACCTGCCTGCCGCCCTGGAGGACCTGTCAGGGGACACTATCCCACAATCCATCGCAGAGAAGTCCAGGGCTGTGGTGAGCAAGGGGGGTCTGCAGAGCATCGAGCAGCTGATCCGGGACCTGCCCGACCTCATGACCCGCAACAGAGAGATCCTGGATGAG tCTCTCAAGATGCTGGATGATGAGGAGACAACAGACAACGAGTTGAGGTCAAAGTTCAACCAACGCTGGAACAGAACTCCTTCTGGAGACCTTTACAAGCCCCTCcgtacag agGGCGCTAACTTCCGCAGCAAGCTGGACGTGGCCACGCACGCGGACGGAGTGGTGCGGGAGCGCTTCAACACCAACTGTGAAATGATCACACTGCTCTGCAAGTCGGAGGGCGAGCTCAACGCCGCCATCCCCTCGGCCAACCCCGCCAAGACCCTGCAGGGCAGCGAG GTGGTGAACGTGCTGCGCTCCCTGCTGACCCAGCTGGACGaggtgaagagggagagggagggcctgGAGGGGGAGATCAAGGCGGCCACCTTCGACATGACCGCCAACTTCCTGGCGGCCATGGAGCAGGACAGATCCATCAACGAGGAGGCGCTGTCCCTGTCCCAGCTGGACCAGCAATACGGCCAGTACAACCAGAAGGTCCAGGCCACCCTGCGCAcgcaggaggagctgctggggaAAGTGCAG ACAGCCCACCAGGAGTTCAGCGGCCTGAAGCAGTCCAACTCAGAGGCCAACAGCCGGGAGGAGGTGCTGAAGAAGCTGGCCTCCGCCCACGACAGCTACGTTGAGATCACCAACAACCTGAGCGAAGGCACCAAG TTCTACAACAGCCTGACGGAGATCCTGCTCAAGTTCCAGAACAAGTGCAGTGACATCGTCTTCGCCCGCAAGACGGAGCGCGACGAGCTGCTCAA ggagctgcagcagagcatCGCGCGAGAGCCCAGCGCGCCCTCCTTCAACGCCCCCGCCTACCAGAGCAACCTGGCCGCCAGCGCCgccgccccgggccccggggccgccaACCCCACCCCCGCGCCCAGGACCGTCTTT caggcccagcagcagacgccccagcagccccagccGACCCAGGCCAAGGTCCTGCAGCCCCCGGCcagaccccctcctcccagctTCACCCCACAGGGGCCCACCTTCAACACCGGCCCCGTGCCCCCCGCTGCCGCCGCGCCGCCAGGGGGCAACCCTCCGCCCATGGCCCCGCCCGGCCAGGCCCAGGGCCCGCCCTACCCCTCCTACCAGGGCTACCCGGG gtactACCAGATGCCCATGAACTACAACCCCTACCCCATGGGCTACAACATGCCCTACATGCCCTACCAGGCCCAGCCAGGACAGCCGGGCTACCCCGGGGCCCCGCCCGCCGGACAGCCCTACCCAGGATacccccagcagcccccccagcAACAGCCCTACTACCCACAGCAAtaa